The proteins below come from a single Dasypus novemcinctus isolate mDasNov1 chromosome 22, mDasNov1.1.hap2, whole genome shotgun sequence genomic window:
- the LOC101444673 gene encoding patr class I histocompatibility antigen, A-126 alpha chain-like isoform X1: MAPVTLLLLLSGVLALTPTRAGSHSLRYFSTIVSRPERGDTHFIAVGYVDDTQGVRFDSDADNPRLEPRAPWVEQEGPEYWGEQTRRAKDQAQTSRVYLRTLRGYYNHSEAGSHTLQRMFGCDVGPDGRLLRGYIQFAYDGADYIALNEDLRSWTAADTAAQITRRKWEEDGKAEYEKAYMEGKCVKWLQRYLESGKETLLRTDPPKTHLTRHPLSDRGVTLRCWALGFYPAEITLTWQRDGEDQTQDMEFVETRPAGDGTFQKWAAVVVPSGEEERYTCQVQHEGLPEPLTLRWEPPSQPIILIMGIVAALVILGVSVVAGVLIWRRRSSASNRAQGCDVSLTASRVLQSCLVGKEEI; the protein is encoded by the exons ATGGCGCCGGTGAccctcctcctgctgctctcGGGGGTCCTGGCCCTGACCCCGACCCGGGCGG GCTCCCACTCCCTCAGGTATTTCAGCACCATCGTGTCCCGGCCAGAGCGCGGGGACACCCACTTCATCGCCGTGGGCTACGTGGACGACACGCAGGGCGTGCGGTTCGACAGCGACGCGGATAATCCGAGGTTGGAGCCGCGGGCGCCGTGGGTGGAGCAGGAGGGGCCCGAGTACTGGGGGGAGCAGACGCGGAGGGCCAAGGACCAAGCGCAGACCTCCAGGGTGTACCTGCGGACCCTGCGCGGCTACTACAACCACAGCGAGGCCG GGTCTCACACCCTCCAGAGGATGTTTGGCTGCGACGTGGGCCCCGACGGGCGCCTGCTCCGCGGGTACATTCAGTTCGCCTACGACGGCGCCGACTACATCGCCCTCAACGAGGACCTGCGCTCCTGGACGGCGGCGGACACGGCAGCGCAGATCACCCGGCGCAAGTGGGAGGAGGACGGTAAAGCCGAGTATGAGAAAGCCTACATGGAGGGCAAGTGTGTGAAGTGGCTGCAAAGATACCTGGAGAGCGGGAAGGAGACGCTGCTGCGCACAG ATCCCCCAAAGACACACCTGACCCGCCACCCCTTATCTGACCGTGGGGTCACCCtgaggtgctgggccctgggcttctACCCCGCGGAGATCACGCTGACCTGGCAGCGGGACGGGGAGGACCAGACCCAGGACATGGAGTTTGTGGAGACCAGGCCTGCAGGGGACGGAACCTTCCAGAAGTGGGCGGCTGTAGTGGTGCcttctggggaggaagagagatacaCGTGCCAGGTGCAGCATGAGGGGCTGCCCGAGCCCCTCACCCTGAGATGGG AGCCGCCTTCCCAGCCCATCATCCTCATCATGGGAATCGTGGCTGCCCTGGTCATCCTTGGAGTGTCCGTGGTGGCTGGAGTTCTGATCTGGAGGAGGAGGAGCTCAG CCAGCAACAGGGCCCAGGGCTGTGATGTGTCTCTCACAGCTTCTAGAG tgTTACAAAGCTGCCttgtggggaaggaagagatttaa
- the LOC101444673 gene encoding patr class I histocompatibility antigen, A-126 alpha chain-like isoform X2 — translation MAPVTLLLLLSGVLALTPTRAGSHSLRYFSTIVSRPERGDTHFIAVGYVDDTQGVRFDSDADNPRLEPRAPWVEQEGPEYWGEQTRRAKDQAQTSRVYLRTLRGYYNHSEAGSHTLQRMFGCDVGPDGRLLRGYIQFAYDGADYIALNEDLRSWTAADTAAQITRRKWEEDGKAEYEKAYMEGKCVKWLQRYLESGKETLLRTDPPKTHLTRHPLSDRGVTLRCWALGFYPAEITLTWQRDGEDQTQDMEFVETRPAGDGTFQKWAAVVVPSGEEERYTCQVQHEGLPEPLTLRWEPPSQPIILIMGIVAALVILGVSVVAGVLIWRRRSSGGTGESYSEAAFNQQQGPGL, via the exons ATGGCGCCGGTGAccctcctcctgctgctctcGGGGGTCCTGGCCCTGACCCCGACCCGGGCGG GCTCCCACTCCCTCAGGTATTTCAGCACCATCGTGTCCCGGCCAGAGCGCGGGGACACCCACTTCATCGCCGTGGGCTACGTGGACGACACGCAGGGCGTGCGGTTCGACAGCGACGCGGATAATCCGAGGTTGGAGCCGCGGGCGCCGTGGGTGGAGCAGGAGGGGCCCGAGTACTGGGGGGAGCAGACGCGGAGGGCCAAGGACCAAGCGCAGACCTCCAGGGTGTACCTGCGGACCCTGCGCGGCTACTACAACCACAGCGAGGCCG GGTCTCACACCCTCCAGAGGATGTTTGGCTGCGACGTGGGCCCCGACGGGCGCCTGCTCCGCGGGTACATTCAGTTCGCCTACGACGGCGCCGACTACATCGCCCTCAACGAGGACCTGCGCTCCTGGACGGCGGCGGACACGGCAGCGCAGATCACCCGGCGCAAGTGGGAGGAGGACGGTAAAGCCGAGTATGAGAAAGCCTACATGGAGGGCAAGTGTGTGAAGTGGCTGCAAAGATACCTGGAGAGCGGGAAGGAGACGCTGCTGCGCACAG ATCCCCCAAAGACACACCTGACCCGCCACCCCTTATCTGACCGTGGGGTCACCCtgaggtgctgggccctgggcttctACCCCGCGGAGATCACGCTGACCTGGCAGCGGGACGGGGAGGACCAGACCCAGGACATGGAGTTTGTGGAGACCAGGCCTGCAGGGGACGGAACCTTCCAGAAGTGGGCGGCTGTAGTGGTGCcttctggggaggaagagagatacaCGTGCCAGGTGCAGCATGAGGGGCTGCCCGAGCCCCTCACCCTGAGATGGG AGCCGCCTTCCCAGCCCATCATCCTCATCATGGGAATCGTGGCTGCCCTGGTCATCCTTGGAGTGTCCGTGGTGGCTGGAGTTCTGATCTGGAGGAGGAGGAGCTCAG GTGGAACAGGAGAGAGCTACTCTGAGGCTGCTTTTAA CCAGCAACAGGGCCCAGGGCTGTGA